The Anoplopoma fimbria isolate UVic2021 breed Golden Eagle Sablefish unplaced genomic scaffold, Afim_UVic_2022 Un_contig_7077_pilon_pilon, whole genome shotgun sequence genomic sequence TCACACCTAGCTCTTTTCCAATCAGGTTCAGCTCACGCCTGGATTTAGGGCTCTGGTGGTACGTCTTCCACACAAGATGGAGAAGGTCATAGACTTTGGCCACCATTGTCTCATTGCGCTGCAGGTTGAGAATGGCCAACTCCAACCTAGacattaacaacaaacacagacaaatctTATAGCAGTAGCCTATTACTAATGGACAAATGCATACAATCAACCATGACATTCTGTAATATAGTTAGGGCACAATGTATGTACATTCACCTGTGAGGCATGCAATGAATGGGAATTACATGCTGTCCGGCTGCCTGTTTGAGTAGAGCACTCACTCCCCTATGCACACCCATGTTGACTTTAGCACCATCTGCACCAAATGCGACACACTTGGCCTTCCAGTCGCATGTACCACGTCCAAGAGCATCAAATGCTGCATTGGTTCCAGCCAGGACaccttaagtaaaaaaaaaaaccagtgtTAAATTCCTTAAAGTAGCCTTTTTTTAACAAGCAATTGTCCACATATTCATATTCTGTGTAAGTAATTTTGCATTAATTTCATTGATAATGTTAGCCTATAGGCCTAACTATTGTTGTAGACATGACATTCACATTTCAGTCCccttgttttatattattattttttcccctttaccATTGGACTTTATATAATACACCACCAATAAATACCTAaacttaatataaatatacacgtttacattataaacacacacacgcacccacacaccaccaccaatCATCATTGCATTTCAGAATAACTAGGAGAGCTAGGCCTATACGATTGGTGAAGAAGATAAATTGTGGGGCTGTGtgattaatataaaaaacatagaaTTTTTTCTATGAGTGCGCAAGCCACTCACCTTGCGCATGAGCGTGTAAGAGAGCCTGTTGGCCGACGAGGCGGGTCACCGGTCTGCCATCCTCCACGAAGCGCACATACACAATCTCACACTCCGTGTTTGATATGTCCGTATCGCCATCTATCAGGACTGCGAGGTAACGGGCCGCTTGTAGCTGGGCAGCGAGAGTGTCTTTGATGCCTTCCGCTATTTGACCGACCATCTCAGCACATCTCACATCATTGTCATATGTGGGATTGATGTTTAATCCATTTTTATGGTGAAGGGCAATCATCGGTCCAAATTT encodes the following:
- the LOC129115365 gene encoding zinc finger protein 862-like, whose protein sequence is MAGSSLFRTGNPNLKRDAVVKHSESVRHSRCRDVYINRTQPNNPGTVEAAVGRQLAISNQDALRQLKVKFNIAYVIAKEEIAFTKFGPMIALHHKNGLNINPTYDNDVRCAEMVGQIAEGIKDTLAAQLQAARYLAVLIDGDTDISNTECEIVYVRFVEDGRPVTRLVGQQALLHAHAQGVLAGTNAAFDALGRGTCDWKAKCVAFGADGAKVNMGVHRGVSALLKQAAGQHVIPIHCMPHRLELAILNLQRNETMVAKVYDLLHLVWKTYHQSPKSRRELNLIGKEL